In Perognathus longimembris pacificus isolate PPM17 chromosome 3, ASM2315922v1, whole genome shotgun sequence, a single window of DNA contains:
- the Dynll1 gene encoding dynein light chain 1, cytoplasmic has product MCDRKAVIKNADMSEEMQQDSVECATQALEKYNIEKDIAAHIKKEFDKKYNPTWHCIVGRNFGSYVTHETKHFIYFYLGQVAILLFKSG; this is encoded by the exons ATGTGCGACCGAAAGGCGGTGATCAAAAATGCGGACATGTCGGAAGAGATGCAACAGGACTCGGTGGAGTGCGCTACCCAGGCGCTGGAGAAATACAACATAGAGAAGGACATTGCGGCCCATATCAAGAAG GAGTTTGACAAGAAGTACAATCCCACCTGGCACTGCATCGTGGGGAGAAACTTCGGTAGTTATGTGACACATGAAACCAAACACTTCATCTACTTCTACCTGGGTCAGGTGGCCATCCTTCTGTTCAAATCTGGTTAA
- the Coq5 gene encoding 2-methoxy-6-polyprenyl-1,4-benzoquinol methylase, mitochondrial has protein sequence MAAPVRCVLRPSGGCGWSKAARACRLPGFPSTWPRGLLGARLLSQEKPATETHFGFETVSEEEKGGKVYQVFESVAKKYDVMNDMMSIGIHRIWKDLLLWRMHPLPGTQLLDVAGGTGDIAFRFLNYIQAQHQKKQKRQLRAQQNLSWEEIAKKYQNEEDSLGGAHVMICDINREMLKVGKRKALDQGYKTGLAWILGDAEELPFDDDKFDIYTIAFGIRNVTHIDRALQEAHRVLKPGGRFLCLEFSQVNNPLVSRLYDLYSFQVIPVLGEVIAGDWKSYQYLVESIRKFPSQEEFKEMIEDAGFQKVTYESLTSGIVAIHSGFKL, from the exons ATGGCTGCGCCCGTGCGCTGTGTTCTGCGGCCTTCCGGCGGCTGTGGGTGGTCGAAAGCTGCGCGGGCCTGCCGCCTCCCTGGGTTTCCGAGCACTTGGCCCCGGGGCCTGCTGGGTGCGCGGCTCTTGTCCCAAGAAAAGCCAGCAACGGAAACGCACTTCGGGTTTGAGACGGTgtcggaggaggagaaggggggcaaAG TCTATCAGGTATTCGAAAGTGTAGCCAAGAAGTATGATGTGATGAATGATATGATGAGCATTGGTATCCATCGCATTTGGAAGGATTTGCTGCTCTGGAGGATGCACCCACTCCCTGGGACCCAACTGCTTGATGTTGCTGGAGGCACAG GTGACATTGCATTCCGgttccttaattatattcaggcaCAAcatcagaaaaagcagaagagacAGTTAAGGGCCCAGCAAAATTTATCCTGGGAAGAAATTGCCAAAAAGTACCAAAATGAAGAAGATTCTTTGGGTGGTGCCCACGTCATGATTTGTGACATCAACAGGGAGATGCTGAAGGTTGGAAAGAGGAAAGCCTTAGACCAGGGCTACAAAACTG GACTTGCATGGATCCTAGGAGATGCTGAAGAGCTGCCTTTTGATGATGACAAATTTGACATTTACACCATTGCCTTTGGGATCCGGAATGTCACACACATAGATCGG GCACTCCAGGAAGCCCATCGGGTCTTGAAGCCAGGAGGGCGGTTTCTCTGTCTGGAGTTTAGCCAAGTGAACAATCCCCTGGTATCCAG gCTTTATGATCTCTACAGTTTCCAAGTCATCCCTGTCCTGGGAGAGGTCATTGCAGGAGACTGGAAGTCTTATCAGTACCTCGTGGAAAGTATCCGAAAGTTCCCATCGCAG GAAGAGTTCAAGGAGATGATTGAAGATGCAGGATTTCAGAAGGTGACTTATGAAAGTCTAACTTCAGGCATTGTAGCCATtcattctggcttcaaactttaa